The DNA region CCGACGATAACCGCCTGCACCCAGCCCTTGGACATGACCATGGCAGCCATGTTGTCTGCCAGAAGCGTTACGTCGATGCCGGCCTGCTGCAGCTCAAAAGCGGTCAGCCGTGCACCCTGCAGCACAGGCCGCGTCTCGTCCGCGAACACCTTAATTTTCATGCCCTGCTCATGGGCAAGGTACATCGGGGCGAGCGCGGTACCGTATTTGGCCGTTGCCAAGCCGCCTGCGTTGCAGTGCGTAAGGATGCCCATCCCGTCTTTGAAGAACGGCAGCGCGTTCTCGCCGATTCGGCGGCATACATCCTCGTCCTCTGCGCGGATGGCTTCGGCTTCCGCCAGGAATGCCGCATTCAGTCCGCTGATATCGAGCCCGTCCGTAGCGAGCTTGGCCGCGGCGAGCTTCATCCGGTCCAGCGCCCAAAACAGGTTAACGGCTGTCGGTCTCGAGGTAGCCAGGTATTCGCTCGTCTTGACTACCTGCTCGAGCCATCCGCCAGCATCGCTGCCTTCATAACGAAGTCCGCCGAGTACGGTCCCGAATGCCGCGGCGATGCCGATCGCCGGCGCGCCCCGGACCTTCATGGAATGAATGCCTTCCCACACCTCTTCGGGCGTATAGAGCTTCAAATAGACGATTTCTTCCGGCAGAAGCCGCTGATCCAACAATACCAAATGGTCTCCGCCCCAATAAACGGAGCTTAGCGGTTCATGGGTGGTGGAATTATCGGTTGTCATACCGCTCATATCGATACCTCATTTCCTTGGGATGCTTGCTTGACCAACGTCACGATATCATCTATGGATTGAATGGAGCGATGGTGCCGCACCAGGCTCTTGCCGATTGCCAGCGCTTTACGCTGAGCAACTTCCCTGTCCTTGTCGCCCGGGATCGTGTCGATATCGGCGACGTGAGACAGGCCCACGATGCGCCGTATCATTTTGCAGCCGGCGAATCCGGCGGTATCCTTCAGAATTTGGGAAATGTAATAATCCTGATAGCCTGCCGTCCGGGACATCTCGTCTTGCAGATCGTCGTTCCAGAGCAAGCGGAAACGGCTCTCGAAATGCGTCCAGACGCCGCGCGCCATCTCAATCAGTGTTGCCTCACGGGCTGCCCGAGTCTGCTCGTCCGCGCACCATCCCGTCAGCGATGCATAGTTGAGCAGCAGGTTGCCGATGACCGCGCCGATATCGAATCCCATAGGCCCGAAGAAGGCGAATTCCGGGTCGATGACCTTGGTCGAATCCGGCTTGACGAAGATGCTTCCGGTATGAAGATCCCCATGAAGCAGCGCCTGCGCCTGCGTCAAGAACTTGTGGCGAAGCAGCGTGACTTCGAAGTGAAGCTCCGTATCGGAACGAAGCGCCTCCGCCTCGTCCTCGATGGCTTCGGGATAATTGTTGTTGTCCGATTTCCGGTAAGGATCCTCGAAGATCAGATCCTCGGTGATTTTGCATAGATCGGGATTCACGAACTGGCCCGCAAGCACCTTCTTCTCCTGCTGATTCATCCCGAGATCCGAGGTGTAGAAGAGCGTTCTCGCCAAAAACTCCCCGATATGCTCGGCGAATACCGGATAGGCTTGGCCTTCAATGAGTCCTCTGCGCATAATCGTATATTCGCTCAGATCCTCCATCACGGTGTAGGCCAGCTCATCGGAATATCCGTAGACCTGAGGTACAAGCTCGGGGCAGATCTTGTACTCAGTCTCAAGGGCCAATCGCTCGATTCGGGCGCGGTCCAGAGACAGCGGCCACGATTCGCCGACGACCTTTGCATAAGGAACGGCCTGCTTGATAATGATACTATCAGCCGTATTTTTGGCGGTGACGTGGAACACCAGATTCAGATTGCCGTCGCCGATTTCCCGGCACTCCAGCTCGGCATGCTCCGGGAACCGGCCCGGGATACTTCTTGCTAACTGTATAGCTTCCTCTGCGCTCAGCGGATGATATGCAGACATGGATGGTCACCCCCAAATATAATAGAAGAAAACTTAAAGCCAACTTTTTTGCTTGGTATTACCTAGTATAACGGTTTTTCGCGAATTTTGTATAATTTTTTGGACGGCTGCGGAATATGCGTAAGCGAGCATGATTCGCATATTGGCTCAAGGGGTAAACTACAATTAGACGCCCAAGCGCAGGTTTGTGCTCCTATATAATTGAAGGACTGCGAGAAGGCGGCATGCCTTGCAAGAGAAGGATGCCCGCGGCCGATACGTTCCTTCGCGTGTCACAGGGTGCATTAATATATAGAAAAGGAAGGGATTAACCATGGCAAAAACATCGTCTAGCAAATCCGCAGGAAAAACGAAAAGCTCCTCCCTGGAGCAGCTGTTGAACCAGCAGGTTGCAAACTTTAACGTGCTCTACGTGAAGCTTCATAATTACCATTGGTACGTTAGCGGGCAGCAGTTCTATTCCCTTCATGTGAAGTTTGAAGAACTGTACAATGAAATTACGCTGAAAATGGACGAGGTTGCAGAGCGGCTTCTTGCCCTCAAGGGTAAGCCGGCGGCAACGATGAAAGAATATCTGGATCTGGCGACTGTCCAGGAAGCATCCGGCAATGAGGATACGAAGGGCATGGTGCAGGCGCTGATCGAGGATTTTGCCACGGTTTCGGAAGAGCTTGCAGAAGGAATCGAAATGGCCGAGGAAGCAGGGGATGCGCCGACGGCGGATATGCTCACGGGCTTTAAGGCCGACCTTGAGAAGCATATGTGGATGCTGCGTTCTTTCTTGGGCTAAAGAGGTTGTTCCGTAGAGATGAAGTTTATTTCACTTGTTCTTCATGGCATAAGGATGGATCGTGACGCCTTGCTGCAATCGATCGTCCAAGCGCATGCATGCTGTTAGACATGTACCGTCCGGCGACGAGCGATGTGAAAGCCGGTGCCGGGTGCCGTGGGTTTAACGCATGCAGCATTTCGATGCAGCTGAGCCCTCCATGAACAGGGGAACGACAAGCAGGCTTGACCGCTGACGGGTCAGGCCTGCTTTTTTTGGTAGCGGTTGGGAAGTGCAGGTTATCGGGGTACTCGGTTTCGGTTATGCTTACAGTATAATCGAAAGGTTATGACGATCCGGTGTTGTTTTGATGAAGAGGGAAGTCTGCCGCTTAGCCGTAAAAGGCTTGTCCGGTTGAAATGCATCCTGTTTTATTATAAAATGGCTTGAGAATCAGTGAGAATCAGTTTAGAATAATTATAAATAAATAATTACTTTTTTCTTGCTTCTCTTATGAAATCAGGGCGTACAATCCTGTTATCATATAGGACCATAATACACTACCTATTCAACGGAGGGAATCTAATATGTCAACGAAGTTTGTCATTGAAGGATTGAAAGCACAAATCGAAGGGAAGGAAATCCTTAAGGGGATCAACCTTGAGATGAAGGGCGGCGAAGTTCACGCCATCATGGGACCTAACGGTACAGGTAAGAGTACCCTCGCTTCCGCTTTGATGGGTCACCCCAAATATGAAGTAACAGAAGGTACGGTGCTTCTGAACGATGAAGACCTGCTTGAGATGGAGGTTGACGAGCGCGCACGTGCCGGATTGTTCCTCGCGATGCAGTATCCGAGCGAAATTGCCGGGGTAACGAACTCCGACTTCCTGCGCAGCTCCATCAACGCACGCCGCGGCGAAGGCAATGAGATTTCGCTGATCAAGTTTATCCGCCAGATGGAAGGCAAGATGAAGGAGCTTGAGATGAACCCTGAGTTCGCTCACCGCTACTTGAACGAAGGCTTCTCCGGCGGCGAGAAGAAGCGTAACGAAATCCTGCAAATGATGATGCTCGAGCCGAAAATCGTCGTGCTGGACGAAATTGACTCCGGTCTCGATATCGATGCTTTGAGAATCGTGGCAAACGGCGTAAACGCGATGAAATCGGAAGAACGCGGTTTCTTGATTATTACCCACTATCAGCGCTTGCTTAACTATATTACTCCTGATTACGTACACGTTATGATGCAAGGACGCATTGTTAAATCCGGCGGTCCTGAGCTGGCCGAGAAACTGGAAGCGGAAGGCTATGACTGGATCAAGGAAGAGCTGGGAATTACCGATGAAACTGTAGGTCAAGACGCGTAAATTGACGGGAGGAGGAAACGATATGACTACACAAACCATTCTTCCGGTCAACGCTGAGGCTTTGAAGGCATTGTCCGAAAGTAAACAGGAACCGGCCTGGCTGACCGAGAGCCGTCTGGCTTCTCTGGAACTGGCCGGCCAATTGGAATTGCCAAAGCTGGAGAAGCAGCGCATCGAGCGCTGGAACATCCAAAGCTACGGCGAATATAAGGAAAGCAGCAAGCTCGCTTCCTTTGAAGAGCTGCCGGAGCATGTTGCAAAGCTTGTCGAAGGCTCCCGTGAGGGCGGCTTGATCATCCAGCGCAACTCCGGCACGGTCCATGTAAGCCTCGCTCCTGAATTGGCAGCGAAAGGCGTGATCTTCACTGATCTGCAAACCGCGGTGAAGGAGCACGAGGAACTGGTGAAGCCTTACCTGCATCAAGCGGTTAAGCGGGATGAGCACGCCATGGCGGCTCTGCATGCTGCGGTGTGGAACGGCGGGGTATTCCTGTATGTTCCGAAAAATGTCGAAGTCGACGTTCCAATGCAGGCAGTGCTGCTGGCAGACGACGCCGGTGCAACCTTTGCTCCTCATATTCTTGTCGTTGCCGAAGCGAACAGCATGGTCACTTATGTCGATAACTATGTGTCCGATGCGTTGAACGGTCCGCTCACGCATAACGGGGCAGTGGAAGTATTCGTTAAGAACGGCGCCAAGGTCCGCTATGCATCGGTGCATCAGCTGGCTGCGGATGCAACGGACGTCACGTACCGCCGTGCGGTTGTCGAGAACGACGGCTCCATCGAATGGATCGTCGGGGAGATGAACGACGGAGATACGGCAAGCGATACGATGAGCGTTCTGAAGGGCAACGGTTCGACATCCGATGCGAAGGTCATCGCAGTCGGCTCCGGTTCCCAGAAGATCAATTACACGACCCAAGCGAAGCACTTCGGCAAGAGCTCGGCGTCCCAGATGATTACCCGTGCGGTCATGCGCGAAGAAGCGCAAGCGATCATCAACGGGATCACCAAAATCGAGAAGGGTGCAACGAAGGCCGACGGTCAGCAAACCGAACGGGTGCTGATGCTTAGCCCGAAAGCGCGAGGCGACGCCAACCCGATTCTGCTCATCGACGAGGATGACGTTACTGCGGGTCATGCCGCATCCGTCGGGCAAGTGAACCAGGAGCAGATTTACTACCTGATGTCCCGCGGAATTTCGCGCACGGTGGCGGAATCGCTCATCATCTACGGTTTCCTCGCTCCGGTCGTCAGCGAAATTCCGTTGGAGGGACTTCGTGACCAGCTGCAGGGGCTCGTTGAAAGGAAGCTGGGACAATGATTGCCCACGTTCGAGAGCAATTTCCCATTCTCCATCAGGAGATCAACGGACATCCGCTGGTCTATCTCGACAATGCGGCGACTTCCCAGAAGCCGCAGGTCGTAATAGACGCCGTCAAGCGGTATTACGAGTGGGAGAACTCCAACGTTCACCGCGGAGTTCACACGCTCGGCAGCCGTGCGACGGACGCCTATGAAGGAGCACGGGAGAAGGTCGCCCGTTTCATTAATGCCGAAAGCTCCGAGCAAATTATTTTCACGCGCGGCACGACAACGGCGCTGAACCTGGTTGCTTCGTCTTACGCACGCTCCGTGTGCGGTCCAGGCGATGAAATCGTCCTGACCGAAATGGAGCATCACAGCAATCTCATTCCGTGGCAGCAGGTGGCAATCGCCATCGGCGCTACGCTGAAATATATTCCGCTGCAGCCTGACGGCACGATCCGCGTCGAGGATGTCGAGGCGCTGGTCACAGACCGTACGAAGCTGGTAGCGATCGCTTATGTCTCCAATGTCATGGGCGTGATCCATCCGGTGAAGCAAATCGCCGAAATCGCTCACCGTCACGGTGCCGTCATCGTTGTAGACGGTGCGCAGAGCACCCCGCACATGAAGGTGGATGTTCAGGATATCGGCTGCGATTTCTACGCCTTGTCCGGACATAAGATGTGTGCTCCGACCGGCATCGGCGCGCTCTACGGCAAGAAGGCGCTGCTGGAGGCGATGGAGCCGATCGAGTTCGGCGGCGAAATGATCAACGATGTCGGCTTGTATGAGTCGACTTGGAAGGAGCTCCCCTGGAAGTTCGAAGGGGGGACGCCGATCATTGCCGGGGCTGTCGGTCTTGGCGCAGCCATCGATTTCCTTCAGGAAATCGGCATGGAGGCAATCGAGCAGCATGAAGGGAAGCTTGCCGCCTATGCGATGAATCGCTTGTCCGAGCTTGAGGGCGTGACGATTTACGGCCCGCGCGAGCGCAAGGTCGGGCTCGTTACCTTTAATCTCGGCGACATTCATCCGCATGACGTGGCAACCGTTCTTGATGCGCAGGGCATCGCGATCCGGGCAGGCCATCACTGCTGCCAACCGCTGATGCGCTGGCTGAAAGTATCTTCTACGGCACGCGCAAGCTTTTATCTGTATAATACAGAAGAGGACGTTGATCGGTTAGTTAGCGCCTTAATCCAGACAAAGGAGTATTTTGGCGATGCAACTTGATGATTTATACAGACGTGTCATCATGGATCATTATAAAAATCCCCGCAATCGCGGAAGGTTCGAGGACGATGCGGTAACGGTCGATTTGAACAACCCGACGTGCGGAGACCGAATCTCCTTGCAGCTTAAGGTTGAGAACGGGATCGTGGCTGATGCCAAATATACGGGGGAAGGCTGCTCCATCAGCATGTCTTCCGCCTCGATGATGACGGACGCCGTAAAAGGCAAATCGCTCGACGAGGCGCTGAGCCTGGCGGACCGGTTCTCCTCCCTGATGCAGGGCGAGGACGTTGAATTCGAAGAGTACGAGGATATTGAAGCCCTATCCGGTGTTAACAAGTTTCCTGCCCGCATTAAGTGTGCAACACTCGCGTGGAACGCACTCCGAAAAGGAATAGACGCGAAGTAAGCGAAAGACAATAGATCGATAGGGAGGTAAGTCAAATGGCTAAAAAGGCACCCGAATTAGAAGAGTACAAATATGGTTTCCGTGACGAGCACAAAGCCGTTTTTCAAACCGGTAAAGGATTGACTCGCGAGGTCGTTACGGAAATTTCCAAGATTAAGAATGAGCCTGAATGGATGCTGGAGTTCCGCCTGAAGGCGCTGGAGCAGTTCGAGAAAATGCCGATGCCGCGTTGGGGCGGCGATCTCGACGAGCTGGATTTCAACGACATCCAGTACTATGTCAGACCGTCCGAGAAGCAAGGGAAGACTTGGGAGGAGGTTCCTGCCGAAATTAAGGAAACCTTCGACAAGCTCGGGATCCCGGAAGCGGAGCAGAAGTTCCTTGCAGGCGTATCGGCACAATACGAATCCGAAGTTGTATACCACAACATGCAGAAGGACCTTGAAGATCAAGGGGTAATCTTTATGGACACGGATACCGCTCTGAAAGAGCATCCAGAAATCTTTAGAGAGTACTTCGCAACGGTCGTTCCTCCGGCTGATAATAAATTTGCCGCGCTGAACAGTGCGGTATGGTCCGGCGGAAGCTTCATCTATGTTCCGAAAGGCGTGCAGTGCGAAATTCCGCTGCAGGCGTACTTCCGTATCAACTCCGAGAACATGGGTCAGTTCGAGCGTACGCTGATCATCGCCGACGAAGGCAGCTTCGTGCATTACGTCGAAGGCTGTACGGCTCCGATCTACAGCACGAACTCGCTTCATAGCGCGGTTGTCGAGATTATCTGTAAGAAGGATGCACGTGTGCGCTACACGACGATCCAGAACTGGGCGCCGAACATCTACAACCTCGTAACCAAGCGTGCGGTTGCGGAAGAGAATGCGACGATGGAATGGGTCGACGGCAACATCGGCTCCAAGCTGACTATGAAATACCCTGCTGTCGTCCTGAAAGGACGCGGCGCGAAAGGGATGGTTCTGTCCATCGCGGTGGCAGGTAAAGGCCAGCACCAGGATGCAGGTGCGAAGATGCTTCACCTGGCTCCGGACACCACTTCCACGATCGTATCGAAATCGATCAGTAAGCACGGCGGTAAAGTAACCTACCGCGGTCTGGCATCCTTCGGCCGCAACGCCGAAGGCGCGAAGGCGAATATCAAGTGCGATACGCTTATTCTCGATAATGAGTCGACATCCGATACGATTCCATACAACGAGATCAAGAACGACAACATTACGCTGGAGCATGAGGCGACTGTATCCAAGGTATCCGAGGATCAGCTGTTCTACCTTATGAGCCGCGGTCTTACCGAGGACGAAGCTACGCAGATGATCGTTATGGGCTTCATTGAGCCGTTCACGAAAGAGCTGCCAATGGAATATGCGGTTGAGATGAACCGTCTCATCAAGTTCGAGATGGAAGGCTCCATCGGTTAATATATCCAGGCACGATTTGAATATAGGCTGACATCGAAGAATGGGCTGCCCGCGAGATCACAGATCTTGGGCAGCCCATTCTTTTGTAAGTCAGAGATAATCACTCAGGCAGATATGTCTCATATCGCGATTCCGGCGAGCTTTCGAACCCTCGAACCCTCGAACCCGCGACCCAGGGACCCAGCGACCCAGGGACCCAGCGACCCGGGAAACTGAGAATTTGAGGAACTTAGAACCTTAGAGTCTGAGTATCTAGGTACCTGCTTCATCAATCCCGCCGGGTAGTCTGTTACGACCGGCTTGGCCTGACGACGTGTGAGCGCAGTCCGCTGCGCAAATAAATTCCCCGGACGATGGATACCATCAATCGCCGGGGAATTTATTTGATTATGTATATATTGAAAGGCATGAGTTCATGTTAGAGCAGGATCTCTTGAATCTCGGTATCCGATTCCTTCGACAGATCAATGAACCGCGCTCCGGCCTGAATGAGGGGACGGAAGTAGTCCGACTGGTTATTCGCAACGATAATGCCCGATTCACCGGTCGTCAGGACGACCTTTTTACCGATGAAATAAGGAAGCATCTGCTGGATGAACGCATGAGTCGCCTTCCCGTTCAGCTTGCCGAAGCTGAGGCTGTAGAGCTCCCGCAGAACGGTCAGCAGCTGCTGCTTGGACTGATACACCCGGTTGGTCGTCATGGCGCTGTAGACATCGGCAACCGCGCAAATCTGCGCGTAAGGATGGATCTGATTCTCATGGATCGCTTTCGGATACCCGGAGCCGTCGCCGCGTTCGTGATGCTGCAGCGCTACGGTTGCAGTGACTTTGTCCCGCGTTGATTCATAGATCGTTTCGTAGCCGTAAATGGTGTGAAGCTTGACCTGCTCATATTCCTCCGGCGTCAGCTTGCCGGGTTTATCGAGTATTTCGCGGGGGATCCGGCACTTTCCGATATCATGGAGGAAGCCGGCTTTGCCGATGTCATAAGCTTCCTGCTCAGAATAACCCATCCATTCGGCGATATAATAGGACAGCATTCCGACTTGAATGGAGTGGCGATATGTGTAATCATCCTTGCCATTAAACAGAAGCAGGAGAGAAACCACGTCCTTCTGTTCACTGAGCGAGTCAACGAGCGGATGAAAGGTATCGTCGACGACGGATTCATTAAACGTTCCCGTCAGCGCCGCTTCCTCGAACATGGATTTGCATCCGTCGAACGCGAGATTGAAATGCGGTTGAACCTGTCGAAACGATTCCGAGATATCGGATAGCAGATCGATGGATTCCGCATGCCCGCGGGGGGAAATATCGATATAATCGATGCCGTGCTGAAGGAGCTTGGATATGTCCTCCATGCGCAGAATCGTTCCTTTGCGAAGAACATGAACGCCGTTGCGGTTGAATGCATCTTGTTGGATGTGATCGCCGGGTCTCAGGTCCGTGACATGTACTCTCAAATCATTGCACCTCTTGCCCTTATATAAATGAAAAGTTAAAACCATCTTAGCAAGAAAATTATGGTTTTACAATGATTGAATAAGTCTTAAAGCCTAGCAGTGGGGTCCCAAGGGCCTGTCTGAGGGCCTTTCCATTCGGATCCGTCATCCCAAATTTCCTTTTTCCAGATCGGGACGGTTCGCTTCAGCTGCTCGATGGCATACCTGCTGGCTTCGTAGCAATCGTTTCGATGAGGCGAAGAGACGGCAATGACCACGCTGGTTTCACCGATATCGACCGTACCGATCCGGTGGGAAATCGCGCATAAGGTGCCGGGCCACTGGTTGGAGATGTTGCGGCAAATTTGCTGCAATTCTTTTAAGGCCATGGGGATATAGGCTTCATACTCCAGCGTAACCGTTCGCTGCTCACCGGTCATTTCCCGGGTCGTCCCGATAAAAGAGAGGGTTGCGCCATGGTTGGCATCATGGACCTTGGCCAGGGTATCCTCGACCGAGAGCTTCTCGGACGTAATCAGGCAGGTTCCATCGGGGGACTGAGCGCTCTTGGGGGGCTGCTCCCCGGCACCGTCGCCACCGGATACCGGCGGAATCAGAGCAACCTCATCCCCTGCCTGAATAAGCTGGTCTTCCAAAGCATATTCTTGATTGATTGCCACGAATGAAACCGCGATCTGCTGGGCGGCGTCCGGATAAGTATCGCTAAGCTTCTGCTTTAATTCTCCGGCCGTAAGCGGAAGCGCGGGGACGGGAAACGCAAGCGAAGCGGAACCGATTCGATCGGCCAGCCCCGCGAATAACAAGATCGGAATAGTCGTCGACATTTTGCATCACCTCATAATTCTTCTGGGCTACAATATACCATATTCCTCGTCAAAATGTTATGCTTGAAAGACCGGAAAATCACGTGATACGAACATGGGAGGAGGCCGCCTGAATGCTGAAGAAGAGCCATAACCAGAAGCTTACAATCCTGTATACAAATGATATACATAGTCATTTTGAAATGATGAGTAGCGCGGCGGCTATTATTTCCCGGGAAAGAACGGCCGCGGAAGGCCCGGTTCTCGTGCTTGATATCGGCGACCATATGGACAGAGCGGCTGTCGAGACGGAAGGCTCGATGGGACAGGCAAATGTCGATATTATGAATCTGACCGGATATGATGCGATTACCATCGGCAACAATGAAGGACTTACCTTTCCTGCCGATGTACTGGATCATCTTTACGCCGGTCTTCAATGTCCCGTCGTTTGCTGCAATATCCACGAGACCACGAGCGGTGCACCCCCGCGCTGGATGAAGCCAAGCATCGTCGTTGAGAAGGGGGGCATCCGGGTGGGAATCACCGGTGCGACGGCTGCCTTCGCCGGCTTTTATCAGCTGCTGGGCTGGGAGGCTTCCGACCCGGATCAAGCGATTGCCGAGCAGGTACGGCTGCTGTCGGACCAATGTGACCTCGTTATCGTGCTGTCGCATCTCGGATTAACGACGGATAAACGATTGGCGGAAAATATCGAAGGCATCGACATTATTTTGGGCGGCCATACCCATCATGTGCTCGAGGACCCGCTTGTCATCGGGGGTACGGTTATTTGCGGAGCCGGAAAGTTCGGGAAATATGTCGGCAGGCTTGTCTTGGAACGGAGCCATGAGAACGGTCGATTGTTGAGCAGGGAAGGGCAGCTGCTGTCCGTGGATCAGGCGCTGATCGAGCCGGTTGTCGAGCAGGCGATCATGCGTCATCATGAGCTGGCCGAGCAGCGGCTGCAGGAGCAGGTAGCGGTCATTGACCGCAAGCTTCCGATCCATTACGAAGAGGAATCTCCATTTGCGAACCTGCTCGCCCAGGCGGTGCTGCACCATACGGGAGCCGAGTTTTCCATCGTAAATTCAGGACAGCTGCTCGGGCCGCTCCCGATGGGCGAAATCAGCGCCGGCATGCTGCACAGTCTGTGCCCGTCCCCGATTAACCCCTGC from Paenibacillus ihbetae includes:
- a CDS encoding bifunctional metallophosphatase/5'-nucleotidase, with protein sequence MLKKSHNQKLTILYTNDIHSHFEMMSSAAAIISRERTAAEGPVLVLDIGDHMDRAAVETEGSMGQANVDIMNLTGYDAITIGNNEGLTFPADVLDHLYAGLQCPVVCCNIHETTSGAPPRWMKPSIVVEKGGIRVGITGATAAFAGFYQLLGWEASDPDQAIAEQVRLLSDQCDLVIVLSHLGLTTDKRLAENIEGIDIILGGHTHHVLEDPLVIGGTVICGAGKFGKYVGRLVLERSHENGRLLSREGQLLSVDQALIEPVVEQAIMRHHELAEQRLQEQVAVIDRKLPIHYEEESPFANLLAQAVLHHTGAEFSIVNSGQLLGPLPMGEISAGMLHSLCPSPINPCVVTLLGEHIYQALEESLLLEFNNKKIMGFGFRGYILGCLAVDGLQVHYDPSGLPYHKINSITLNGQPLERTREYRVGTLDMFTFKIGYETLALGRDTAYMLPEFIRDLLREELSRPGSLDETLVPRWIS